GAAGGGGCTCCTGGAGATGGGGCCGGTGCAAGGCCGGCCGGTTCATTCCGGGGAGAACGACACGATGCGGATGCGATTCGCGCGGTCTTGCGCGGTGGTGGGGCTTCTGGCGCTGACAGGCTGCAAGGATGATCCGAAGCCCCCACCTGATGCCGGCACGCCGGACGCGGGCCCCACCCTCTCCGAAACGCCGCGCTGGCAGGTGACCGGTGACGGCGCGAACCCCCGCGAATGCTTCGGCCGCACCGTGGCGCTGGGCGACGTCAACGGCGATGGGCGCAAGGACCTGCTGGTGACGTCCGCGCCCTGCGCGAGCTTCCAGCGGGACCCGGGCCGCGTGATGGTGTACGCGGGCGAGGCGCGCGACTTCTCGAAGACGCCCGTCATCACGACGCTGACGTGGGTGCACCCCAGCCCCCTCGCCTCCAGCTACAAGATGACGGTGAGCACGGGCGACATCGACGGGGACGCGTACGCGGACGTGCTCGTCGCCACCTCCTTCGGCGTCAGCGTCTTCAAGGGCGGGCCGGACCTGTCCCAGGTGCTGGCGCAGCCGGTGTTCCGCGCGCCGGACTCCACCGCCCTGCGCTTCACCGGCGCGCGGCTGCTGGACCTGGACGGGGACGGGAAGGACGAACTCGCGGTCTCCACGCTCGACGGGGAACTCACCGTGTACCGGGCGACGCCGGGAGCACCGGAGGGGGCCTTCACCGCCGTGCGCAAGCTGACCGGCGTCCCCAACCCCGCGGGCGACGCGGACGGGGACGGGGTCCAGGACCTGGCCGTGACCCACGATGACTTCACGGTGGAGCTTTTCCTCGGGTGCAAGGCGGGCAGCACTCACGTCTGTGAAGGGCCCCTCACAGCGCAGCCCGTGTGGACGGGCCAGGCCGAGTCCTTCGCCGCGCTGCCCGACCTGAACGGAGACGGCCGCTCGGAGGCGCTCCTGCTCCTGGACGGCAGCCAGCGCCTGCACCTGTCCGAAGCCGCCGGCCCGGGCTACGCGCCGCAAGTCACCTGGCAGCCCATGGACGACGCGGCCTTCCCCCTCCTGGGACAGGCCTTCCTCACCTTCAGCAAGACCGTCGTCCCCGTGGGCTCCATGGTGGAGGGTGGCACGGGCCACGACTTCGCCATCGGCGCCATCGGCCGTGCGTACCTCTTCCGCCCCACCGCGAACGTGTCCGGTCCGCTGGAGCCGGTGTGGGCGTGGCCTCGCGCCAACCGGCTCGACCCCCGGACGTCGATGGGCACCGACTATCTGGGCATGGTCTCCGCAGGCGATCTGGACGGGGACGGCTACGACGACCTGGTGGTGGGCGTGTCCCCGGGACTCAGCGGCACGCCCGCGGGCACACCCTCGGGAGGCGACGGCGAGTCCGCCCTGGGCCGGGTGATGGTGTTTGGCGGCGGAGCGGTGCCGGACTCACAGGAGCCCGCGCCCGCGCTGGCGCCCACGCGGACGTGCGGCCTCCAGGTGGACCCCGTGAACGGCAAGCCAGACCTCACCGTGGACCGGGACGCCATCGCCCGCTCGCTCTACATCGACCGGCGCACCTTCACGGCGGACTCCTGCGAGGTGCGCGAGGGCTGCGTGCCCGCGGGCGGCGAGCGGCGCCTCCTGCGCTTCACCACCTCCATCATGAACATGGGCACGGGCCCGCTGGTGGTGCCTTCACCGGAGGAGCGGCCGGAGCTCTACGTCTACGACGAGTGCCACGAGCACCACCACCTGACGAACTTCGCCGGCTACGACCTGAAGGACGCGGCGGGTCAGGTCACGTCGGTGGGACGCAAGCAGGGCTTCTTCATGCTCGACTTCACCCAGTACTGCGCGGACGGGGAACCGTACAGCTGGTACGACCCGGGGCAGGGCATCTCGCCCGGCTGGTCGGATGTCTACACCGCGGACCTGCCCTGCCAGTGGCTGGACGTCACCGACACCCCGGACGGCGAGTACACCGTGCGCGTGGGCGTGGACGAGAACCACATCGTGGACGAGTCCGGCACGCTGCCCAACGAGGTCACCGTCAAGGTGCGCCTGACCGGTGACACGGTGACCGTGCTGCCCTGAAACGGGAAAATCCCGCCGCGGAACGCCGTCCGGTGAAGGCCGCGTGCAATGGGCGGCCCTCCTGGGCGTAGAGTGCCTGACGCGGCCCGTCCGCCGGGGACCCTCCCGGTGTGCGCCAGGCCGCGCGGCTTCCAGCGTGAAGGGGTGGTTTCGTGAACTTCCGGGTCGACGTGTGGGAGGGCGCGCGCATCGCGCTGACCTCGCTGCGCTCCAACCGGCTGCGGACGGTGCTCACCACGGTGGGCATCGGCGTGGGCGTGTGCACCCTGCTGGCCATCGTCGGCATCATCCAGGGGCTGAACAGCTCCTTCGCGGACCAGCTCAGCAAGATCGGCTCCAACACGCTGCAGGTGTCCAAGTTCCCCTGGGTGATGAACGGGGACTGGTGGGCGTACCGCAACCGCAAGAAGCTCTCGCTGGACCTGGTGGAGCCCATGCGCGGCGCCTCCGAGCACGTCATCGCCGTGGCCCCCATGATGTTCGTCAACGCGGAGGTGTCCTTCCAGAGCCGGAAGCTCGCCTCCGTGCAGACCATGGGCACCAGCCCCGACTACGCGATGACGTCCTCCGTGGAGATGGCGCAGGGGCGCTTCCTCACGCAGGCGGACGTGGACAACCGCTCCGCTGTCGTGGTGATTGGCGCGGAGATCGGCAAGGTGCTCTTCCCGGGCATCAACCCGGTGGGCCACCGCATCCTCGTGGACCGCCGTCCCTACCGCATCGCGGGCGTCATCGTGGAGCGCGGCACGCTCTTGGGGCAGAACGTGGACCTGGTGGTGATGCTGCCGTACACCACGTTCCAGGGGCACTTCGGCACCCAGCGTGACGTGACCCTGGTGCTCGCGGTGGACCAGCAGGAGAACGTCCCCCGCGTGCAGGACCGGCTCACGGAGACGCTGCGCCGCGAGCGCAACACCAAGCCCGGCGCGCCGGACGACTTCGCCATCAACCGGCCGGACCAGTTGGCCAACATGTACGCGCAGCTCACCGGCGCGCTCTACGGGGCGGCCACCGGCGTGGGGCTCATCACGCTGCTCGTGGGCGGCATCGGCATCATGAACATCATGCTGGTGTCCGTGCGCGAGCGGACCCGCGAGATTGGCGTGCGGCGGGCGCTGGGCGCTCGCAAGCACACCATCATCCTCCAGTTCCTCATGGAGGCGGCCAGCGTGTCCGCGGTGGGCGGCGCCATGGGCACCGCGGTGGGCATGGGGCTCGCGTGGCTGGTGAACTACCTCACGCCCCTGGCGGCGGCGGTGCAGCCCATGACGGTGGTGCTGGGCGTGGGCTTCTCCGCGGTGGTGGGCCTGCTGTTCGGCATCTGGCCGGCGGCGCGCGCCGCGAACCTGGACCCCGTGGAAGCGCTCCGCCACGACTAGGCGCGAGCGGGAGACCTGACCATGTGGATGGCTTTCTGGGACACGGTGCGGCTGGCGTTCGGCACGTTCCGCTCCAACCCCCTGCGCTCCTTCCTCACGCTGCTGGGCATCGTCATCGGCGTCACCACCGTGGTGTCCATGATGTCCCTCATCGAGGGGCTCAAGAACCAGGTGAACGACCAGATGTCGGAGCTGGGCAGCGACTGCTTCCAGGTGCAGCGGCTGCCCTTCGGCCAGGGCGAGCTGTCCATCGCGGAGCTCGCGCGCCGGCCGCGCTTCACCTACGCGGACCTGGACGCCATCCGCACGCAGCCCTCCATCTCGCAGGCCGCGGGTGAGGACTCCAAGGGCGGCCAGAAGGCCTCCACCGCGGACCGCGAGTCGCGTCCCAACGTGAACGTCTGGGCCGGCACGGCGGAGTACTTCAACACCAACTCGGTGAGCCTCTCCAGCGGGCGGCCCTTCACGGACGCGGAGTTCGTGGACGGCCGGCGCGTGGCGGTGATTGGCCAGGACCTGGCGGACACGCTGTGGCCCGGCCTGGATCCGCTGAACCGCGAGTTCCGCCTCCTGGGCCGCACCTTCCAGGTGGTGGGCACGCTCAAGCGCCGGGGCGGGTTCCTGGGCGGCGGCAGCCAGGACAACCAGGCCATGATTCCGCTGTCCACCTTCGCGTCCATGTTCGGCGTGCGCGACTTCCGCATCAGCATCCAGGCGAAGTCCCCGGAGGTGCTCCAGCGGGCGCAGGATGAGGTGACGCTGCTCATGCGCCGCCGCCACGCGCTCAAGCCGGACGAACCGGACGACTTCTTCCTCTACAACAACGCGTCCGCCACGCAGATGTTCAACAACCTCTCCGCGGCGGTGTCCGCGGCCAGCTTCGGCGTGTGCATCCTGTCGCTGCTGGTGGGCGGCATCGGCATCCTGAACATCATGCTGGTCGCCGTGACGGAGCGGACGCGGGAGATTGGCATCCGCAAGGCGCTGGGGGCCAAGCGCTACCGCATCCTCGCGCAGTTCGCGCTGGAGGCCGTGGTGCTGTCGCTGGTGGGCGGCGCGGTGGGCGTGGCGCTGGGCGTGGGGCTGGCGCACCTGGCGCGGTGGATGATCAACCTGCCCACGGAGGTCCCCCTGTGGTCCGTCATCGTGTCGCTGGTGATGAGCTGCGGGGTGGGCCTTGCGTTCGGCATCTACCCGGCGGCGCGCGCGGCGAAGCTGGACCCCGTGGAGGCGATGCGCACGGAGTAGCACGCGCGCTTCCGAGCATGGCGCATGAAGAAGGCCCCGACCCGGCATGAAGCGGGTGGGGCCTTTTTTCATCACGGTCGTGGCCGGCCCGGGACTACGGGCAGGGGTACGTACAGGTGATCTGCCCGGTGATGGGGTTCTTGAAACACGTGGGCGTGCAGTCCTGCGCGTCGGCGGAGGACGGCGTGGCGGCGATGCCCAGGCCCATCACGGTGGCGGCGGCGGCGAGGACGAAGGCGATGCGACGGACGTTCTTGCGAGCCTGCATGGTGTCGTCTCCCTGCGATGTGTTGGCGCTGCACGGAGCACTCTAGGGACCGGGACTGACAACGCCACTGTCGAGATTGCAGGCACGCGCGCACGCGCGGAGGGCGGGGTGCCGAGGCGCCGCATGCGGGAAGAAATTTGAAACACCGATGCGGCGAAACGATGCGTCAACGCCTGGGAGTGGGGGTGCGGCTCCACTGGTAGCCCACCGTCGCGCCGCTGCCGATGAGCGAGTACGCGAGGTATTCGCGCAGGAAGCTCAACCGTTCGCTGGAGCCGGCCAGGTGGCGCAGGCCTTCATGCGCGGCGAGGCCCAGCAGCATTCCCACGGTCGCGCCGCCGAGCGCGCCCAGGTACGCGTGGCCGCGATCCTCGCTGTCACCGAACGCAATCTCACCCATGCCCCACGTGCCGAGCGCGGCGACGGGCGGCGTGACGACCATGGCGGCGCCGAACGCGCCCACTTCCAATTCCATCCACCGTCCTTGCGGATAGGAGGGATGCACGAAGAGGAAGCGACCCGGAAGCGACGCGAGCACGGTGCCCGCGGCGGCCTCCGCGGCGGTGGCGCCCAGGCGCGTGTCCCCGCCCACGCGGGTCGCGGCCCAGACGGTGCCCAGGGGCAGCAGCGTGACACCGCCATGCGCGGCCCAGGTGCCGCC
The sequence above is drawn from the Corallococcus sp. NCRR genome and encodes:
- a CDS encoding lysyl oxidase family protein, producing MRMRFARSCAVVGLLALTGCKDDPKPPPDAGTPDAGPTLSETPRWQVTGDGANPRECFGRTVALGDVNGDGRKDLLVTSAPCASFQRDPGRVMVYAGEARDFSKTPVITTLTWVHPSPLASSYKMTVSTGDIDGDAYADVLVATSFGVSVFKGGPDLSQVLAQPVFRAPDSTALRFTGARLLDLDGDGKDELAVSTLDGELTVYRATPGAPEGAFTAVRKLTGVPNPAGDADGDGVQDLAVTHDDFTVELFLGCKAGSTHVCEGPLTAQPVWTGQAESFAALPDLNGDGRSEALLLLDGSQRLHLSEAAGPGYAPQVTWQPMDDAAFPLLGQAFLTFSKTVVPVGSMVEGGTGHDFAIGAIGRAYLFRPTANVSGPLEPVWAWPRANRLDPRTSMGTDYLGMVSAGDLDGDGYDDLVVGVSPGLSGTPAGTPSGGDGESALGRVMVFGGGAVPDSQEPAPALAPTRTCGLQVDPVNGKPDLTVDRDAIARSLYIDRRTFTADSCEVREGCVPAGGERRLLRFTTSIMNMGTGPLVVPSPEERPELYVYDECHEHHHLTNFAGYDLKDAAGQVTSVGRKQGFFMLDFTQYCADGEPYSWYDPGQGISPGWSDVYTADLPCQWLDVTDTPDGEYTVRVGVDENHIVDESGTLPNEVTVKVRLTGDTVTVLP
- a CDS encoding ABC transporter permease, which produces MNFRVDVWEGARIALTSLRSNRLRTVLTTVGIGVGVCTLLAIVGIIQGLNSSFADQLSKIGSNTLQVSKFPWVMNGDWWAYRNRKKLSLDLVEPMRGASEHVIAVAPMMFVNAEVSFQSRKLASVQTMGTSPDYAMTSSVEMAQGRFLTQADVDNRSAVVVIGAEIGKVLFPGINPVGHRILVDRRPYRIAGVIVERGTLLGQNVDLVVMLPYTTFQGHFGTQRDVTLVLAVDQQENVPRVQDRLTETLRRERNTKPGAPDDFAINRPDQLANMYAQLTGALYGAATGVGLITLLVGGIGIMNIMLVSVRERTREIGVRRALGARKHTIILQFLMEAASVSAVGGAMGTAVGMGLAWLVNYLTPLAAAVQPMTVVLGVGFSAVVGLLFGIWPAARAANLDPVEALRHD
- a CDS encoding ABC transporter permease, which translates into the protein MWMAFWDTVRLAFGTFRSNPLRSFLTLLGIVIGVTTVVSMMSLIEGLKNQVNDQMSELGSDCFQVQRLPFGQGELSIAELARRPRFTYADLDAIRTQPSISQAAGEDSKGGQKASTADRESRPNVNVWAGTAEYFNTNSVSLSSGRPFTDAEFVDGRRVAVIGQDLADTLWPGLDPLNREFRLLGRTFQVVGTLKRRGGFLGGGSQDNQAMIPLSTFASMFGVRDFRISIQAKSPEVLQRAQDEVTLLMRRRHALKPDEPDDFFLYNNASATQMFNNLSAAVSAASFGVCILSLLVGGIGILNIMLVAVTERTREIGIRKALGAKRYRILAQFALEAVVLSLVGGAVGVALGVGLAHLARWMINLPTEVPLWSVIVSLVMSCGVGLAFGIYPAARAAKLDPVEAMRTE